Proteins co-encoded in one Papaver somniferum cultivar HN1 chromosome 5, ASM357369v1, whole genome shotgun sequence genomic window:
- the LOC113280875 gene encoding uncharacterized protein LOC113280875 isoform X2, with amino-acid sequence MNSMMEFRDGRHDSNNHSMTKSETTLSESDLLTPSKKSGSSYSPSSPSSSSSGSSFDEDFFHLEGTKDNTSQTGTHKLGENTHLALTNGHDKEDIPIIVFSPKSQGSDLGSLGPASPRYVSSGLVKQSPPIQVMGRTDNFENSYRIPSSVFSRSKSTTPQEWSVASNESLFSIHVGNNSFSREQMAFLGKSGELVYPLTKSGELVYPPLNKSGELKSPDSKSSGELVYPHSGEFISYQTSAPQDSTVVKSDNNTLNLREELGVTEAAAETMKEVLRVTAEDRYKENAPTEAVRLSFSISPRSDESGTSVQSFAFPIRRKKCARPSCYCCARPSCHCCAWPSCRCCAWSSCRCCARPSCRCCARPSCHCCARPSCNCCAWPSCYCFNCRRAFCYCSWPSCSCCNGSWAFCYRSNCSRIFCCRSRTLTAGDRGKSSSAKTDPELQQLEQHTPSKDIPAAPNTLGSRWFSCFSCCHICKC; translated from the exons ATGAATTCAATGATGGAATTTCGAGATGGGCGGCATGACAGTAATAATCATTCTATGACAAAATCTGAAACTACTCTTAGCGAAAGTGATCTTTTAACGCCGAGCAAGAAGTCTGGGTCCTCATACTCGCCTTCTTCTCCCTCATCTTCTTCGTCCGGCTCTTCATTTGATGAAGATTTCTTCCATCTAGAAGGAACCAAGGATAACACGTCGCAAACAGGCACTCATAAACTTGGTGAAAATACTCATTTGGCTTTAACAAATGGTCATGACAAGGAGGACATCCCCATCATTGTTTTCTCTCCAAAATCCCAAGGATCTGATCTTGGTTCTTTGGGACCTGCCTCGCCAAGATATGTGTCAAGCGGATTGGTGAAGCAATCCCCTCCAATCCAAGTGATGGGCAGGACAGATAACTTTGAAAACTCTTACAGGATTCCGTCTTCTGTGTTTTCAAGAAGTAAATCCACAACACCACAAGAATGGAGTGTGGCTTCCAATGAATCGTTGTTCAGCATTCATGTGGGGAATAACAGTTTCTCTAGAGAACAAATGGCTTTCCTTGGTAAATCTGGGGAGTTGGTCTATCCTCTTACCAAATCAGGAGAGTTGGTCTACCCTCCTCTTAACAAGTCTGGAGAGTTAAAATCTCCTGATTCTAAGTCGTCTGGAGAATTGGTTTACCCGCACTCTGGCGAATTTATCAGCTACCAAACTAGTGCACCCCAAGATAGCACGGTAGTAAAATCTGACAATAATACTTTGAATTTGAGGGAGGAGTTAGGTGTAACtgaagcagcagcagaaaccatgAAGGAGGTCCTGAGGGTTACTGCAGAAGACCGTTATAAGGAAAACGCACCTACCGAAGCGGTCCGCCTTTCTTTTAGTATCTCTCCCCGCTCTGATGAAAGTGGAACCAGCGTCCAATCTTTTGCTTTTCCCAT AAGGAGAAAGAAGTGTGCAAGGCCATCCTGCTACTGTTGTGCACGGCCATCCTGCCACTGTTGTGCATGGCCGTCCTGCCGCTGTTGTGCATGGTCGTCCTGCCGCTGTTGTGCACGGCCGTCCTGCCGCTGTTGTGCACGGCCGTCCTGCCACTGTTGTGCACGGCCGTCCTGCAACTGTTGTGCATGGCCATCCTGCTACTGTTTCAACTGTAGACGGGCGTTCTGCTACTGTTCCTGGCCATCCTGCTCCTGTTGTAACGGTAGTTGGGCGTTCTGCTACCGTTCAAACTGTAGCAGAATCTTTTGTTGTCGATCTAGAAC ATTGACAgcgggggatagaggaaaaagtaGCTCCGCTAAGACGGATCCTGAGCTACAACAACTAGAGCAGCATACACCGTCCAAAGACATTCCAGCAGCCCCTAACACCCTTGGCTCGAGATGGTTCAGCTGTTTCTCTTGTTGCCATATCTGCAAATGCTAA
- the LOC113280875 gene encoding uncharacterized protein LOC113280875 isoform X1 — protein MNSMMEFRDGRHDSNNHSMTKSETTLSESDLLTPSKKSGSSYSPSSPSSSSSGSSFDEDFFHLEGTKDNTSQTGTHKLGENTHLALTNGHDKEDIPIIVFSPKSQGSDLGSLGPASPRYVSSGLVKQSPPIQVMGRTDNFENSYRIPSSVFSRSKSTTPQEWSVASNESLFSIHVGNNSFSREQMAFLGKSGELVYPLTKSGELVYPPLNKSGELKSPDSKSSGELVYPHSGEFISYQTSAPQDSTVVKSDNNTLNLREELGVTEAAAETMKEVLRVTAEDRYKENAPTEAVRLSFSISPRSDESGTSVQSFAFPMCLIMWMRKPFMCCRRRKKCARPSCYCCARPSCHCCAWPSCRCCAWSSCRCCARPSCRCCARPSCHCCARPSCNCCAWPSCYCFNCRRAFCYCSWPSCSCCNGSWAFCYRSNCSRIFCCRSRTLTAGDRGKSSSAKTDPELQQLEQHTPSKDIPAAPNTLGSRWFSCFSCCHICKC, from the exons ATGAATTCAATGATGGAATTTCGAGATGGGCGGCATGACAGTAATAATCATTCTATGACAAAATCTGAAACTACTCTTAGCGAAAGTGATCTTTTAACGCCGAGCAAGAAGTCTGGGTCCTCATACTCGCCTTCTTCTCCCTCATCTTCTTCGTCCGGCTCTTCATTTGATGAAGATTTCTTCCATCTAGAAGGAACCAAGGATAACACGTCGCAAACAGGCACTCATAAACTTGGTGAAAATACTCATTTGGCTTTAACAAATGGTCATGACAAGGAGGACATCCCCATCATTGTTTTCTCTCCAAAATCCCAAGGATCTGATCTTGGTTCTTTGGGACCTGCCTCGCCAAGATATGTGTCAAGCGGATTGGTGAAGCAATCCCCTCCAATCCAAGTGATGGGCAGGACAGATAACTTTGAAAACTCTTACAGGATTCCGTCTTCTGTGTTTTCAAGAAGTAAATCCACAACACCACAAGAATGGAGTGTGGCTTCCAATGAATCGTTGTTCAGCATTCATGTGGGGAATAACAGTTTCTCTAGAGAACAAATGGCTTTCCTTGGTAAATCTGGGGAGTTGGTCTATCCTCTTACCAAATCAGGAGAGTTGGTCTACCCTCCTCTTAACAAGTCTGGAGAGTTAAAATCTCCTGATTCTAAGTCGTCTGGAGAATTGGTTTACCCGCACTCTGGCGAATTTATCAGCTACCAAACTAGTGCACCCCAAGATAGCACGGTAGTAAAATCTGACAATAATACTTTGAATTTGAGGGAGGAGTTAGGTGTAACtgaagcagcagcagaaaccatgAAGGAGGTCCTGAGGGTTACTGCAGAAGACCGTTATAAGGAAAACGCACCTACCGAAGCGGTCCGCCTTTCTTTTAGTATCTCTCCCCGCTCTGATGAAAGTGGAACCAGCGTCCAATCTTTTGCTTTTCCCAT GTGTCTGATTATGTGGATGAGGAAACCCTTTATGTGCTGCAGAAGGAGAAAGAAGTGTGCAAGGCCATCCTGCTACTGTTGTGCACGGCCATCCTGCCACTGTTGTGCATGGCCGTCCTGCCGCTGTTGTGCATGGTCGTCCTGCCGCTGTTGTGCACGGCCGTCCTGCCGCTGTTGTGCACGGCCGTCCTGCCACTGTTGTGCACGGCCGTCCTGCAACTGTTGTGCATGGCCATCCTGCTACTGTTTCAACTGTAGACGGGCGTTCTGCTACTGTTCCTGGCCATCCTGCTCCTGTTGTAACGGTAGTTGGGCGTTCTGCTACCGTTCAAACTGTAGCAGAATCTTTTGTTGTCGATCTAGAAC ATTGACAgcgggggatagaggaaaaagtaGCTCCGCTAAGACGGATCCTGAGCTACAACAACTAGAGCAGCATACACCGTCCAAAGACATTCCAGCAGCCCCTAACACCCTTGGCTCGAGATGGTTCAGCTGTTTCTCTTGTTGCCATATCTGCAAATGCTAA
- the LOC113280876 gene encoding uncharacterized protein LOC113280876, whose amino-acid sequence MLLLFDIRNEKIQLIRLPTRCNSLVRAIYEDAYLEVVHHLLEFKGYPCVARSEKIMMTERVHPRRCKTRFCGYGFKVHLYILKDKVKQKWIEEETFDVKMKENSVLQDPFCRFFGYSTNANTGNNHPTRIFSFSDQLMLYWFDGGYLIFYNLQMKHYNVVEGTRSCNEENRAIFEAKMSGIAPDPGICEDDDTHCPCSDYQLHAQMENIISLTKFIPEGVKVAEFDCIDSIEDWMLFIPEGVRGWVTRPYSLEG is encoded by the exons ATGTTGCTCTTGTTCGACATTCGTAATGAGAAAATTCAGCTCATTCGACTCCCAACTAGATGTAATTCTCTGGTCCGGGCGATATATGAGGATGCTTATTTAGAGGTTGTTCATCATCTTTTGGAGTTTAAAGGATATCCTTGTGTTGCACGTTCCGAAAAGATAATGATGACCGAGAGAGTACACCCTCGCCGTTGTAAGACTAGATTTTGTGGTTACGGTTTTAAGGTCCATCTGTATATATTGAAGGACAAAGTCAAGCAGAAGTGGATAGAGGAGGAAACTTTTGATGTTAAAATGAAGGAGAACAGCGTATTACAAGATCCCTTTTGTCGTTTCTTTGGCTATTCTACTAATGCTAATACTGGTAACAATCATCCTACACGTATATTCAGTTTCTCTGATCAGTTGATGTTGTATTGGTTTGATGGGGGATATCTTATATTCTACAACCTGCAAATGAAACATTATAACGTGGTAGAGGGCACCCGCTCCTGTAATGAGGAAAATCGTGCTATTTTTGAGGCTAAGATGTCAGGGATCGCCCCAGACCCTGGTATTTGTGAGGATGATGATACTCATTGCCCCTGCTCTGACTATCAGCTGCACGCGCAAATGGAAAACATCATTTCACTAACAAAGTTCATTCCTGAAGGAGTCAAAGTTGCTGAATTTGATTGTATCGATTCTATCGAAGACTGGATGCTGTTCATTCCTGAAGGAGTCAGAGGATGGGTGACTAGACCCTATTCG CTTGAAGGTTGA
- the LOC113280875 gene encoding uncharacterized protein LOC113280875 isoform X3, whose amino-acid sequence MNSMMEFRDGRHDSNNHSMTKSETTLSESDLLTPSKKSGSSYSPSSPSSSSSGSSFDEDFFHLEGTKDNTSQTGTHKLGENTHLALTNGHDKEDIPIIVFSPKSQGSDLGSLGPASPRYVSSGLVKQSPPIQVMGRTDNFENSYRIPSSVFSRSKSTTPQEWSVASNESLFSIHVGNNSFSREQMAFLGKSGELVYPLTKSGELVYPPLNKSGELKSPDSKSSGELVYPHSGEFISYQTSAPQDSTVVKSDNNTLNLREELGVTEAAAETMKEVLRVTAEDRYKENAPTEAVRLSFSISPRSDESGTSVQSFAFPILTAGDRGKSSSAKTDPELQQLEQHTPSKDIPAAPNTLGSRWFSCFSCCHICKC is encoded by the exons ATGAATTCAATGATGGAATTTCGAGATGGGCGGCATGACAGTAATAATCATTCTATGACAAAATCTGAAACTACTCTTAGCGAAAGTGATCTTTTAACGCCGAGCAAGAAGTCTGGGTCCTCATACTCGCCTTCTTCTCCCTCATCTTCTTCGTCCGGCTCTTCATTTGATGAAGATTTCTTCCATCTAGAAGGAACCAAGGATAACACGTCGCAAACAGGCACTCATAAACTTGGTGAAAATACTCATTTGGCTTTAACAAATGGTCATGACAAGGAGGACATCCCCATCATTGTTTTCTCTCCAAAATCCCAAGGATCTGATCTTGGTTCTTTGGGACCTGCCTCGCCAAGATATGTGTCAAGCGGATTGGTGAAGCAATCCCCTCCAATCCAAGTGATGGGCAGGACAGATAACTTTGAAAACTCTTACAGGATTCCGTCTTCTGTGTTTTCAAGAAGTAAATCCACAACACCACAAGAATGGAGTGTGGCTTCCAATGAATCGTTGTTCAGCATTCATGTGGGGAATAACAGTTTCTCTAGAGAACAAATGGCTTTCCTTGGTAAATCTGGGGAGTTGGTCTATCCTCTTACCAAATCAGGAGAGTTGGTCTACCCTCCTCTTAACAAGTCTGGAGAGTTAAAATCTCCTGATTCTAAGTCGTCTGGAGAATTGGTTTACCCGCACTCTGGCGAATTTATCAGCTACCAAACTAGTGCACCCCAAGATAGCACGGTAGTAAAATCTGACAATAATACTTTGAATTTGAGGGAGGAGTTAGGTGTAACtgaagcagcagcagaaaccatgAAGGAGGTCCTGAGGGTTACTGCAGAAGACCGTTATAAGGAAAACGCACCTACCGAAGCGGTCCGCCTTTCTTTTAGTATCTCTCCCCGCTCTGATGAAAGTGGAACCAGCGTCCAATCTTTTGCTTTTCCCAT ATTGACAgcgggggatagaggaaaaagtaGCTCCGCTAAGACGGATCCTGAGCTACAACAACTAGAGCAGCATACACCGTCCAAAGACATTCCAGCAGCCCCTAACACCCTTGGCTCGAGATGGTTCAGCTGTTTCTCTTGTTGCCATATCTGCAAATGCTAA